In a genomic window of Dyadobacter fermentans DSM 18053:
- a CDS encoding beta-L-arabinofuranosidase domain-containing protein yields the protein MKKLLCSLSLALCLQANAQTDGTYTGSRAPLRANPYAELPLGAIKPQGWLREMLVRQKDGSTGKLDELYPLVMGKRNGWLGGDGDQWERGPYWIDGLLPLAYILDDKELIAKTKPWVEWAIASQQADGYFGPSKDYAHEPGVQRDNSRDWWPKMVMLKILKQYYSATGDKRVITLMTDYFKYQLKELPSKPLDNWTFWARYRGADNLAVVYWLYNITGDKFLLELGDVIHRQTFDYTNAFLQTDLLSTRGSIHCVNLAQGMKAPLIYFQHHPEQKYLDATKKGFADIRKFNGMAHGLYGGDEALHGNDPTQGSELCSAVEMMFSLESILEITGDVAYADMLEKVAFNALPTQASDDYMTRQYFQQANQVMLTRHQRNFDVNHGGTDLCMGLLTGYPCCTSNMHQGWPKFVQNLWYATADKGIAALTYAASEATIKLPGGVQVAVKEETSYPFEETIKFTVNPSAKAIFPFHLRIPAWCKKGVIRVNGKPWLEADGNQVVKLVREWEKGDIVELRLPMHIFKNTWVENSISVERGPLTYALKIGETSKLVKNDKDPIDYGASYTEVRPTTPWNYGLILTPDSKLEEQYKWETVKPVGNYPWNPENAPLQIKTKARRIPSWGLYNEMAGPVPYSLTYQLETADQEEDIVLIPYGCTNLRISQFPVIRKK from the coding sequence ATGAAAAAGCTTCTTTGCTCCCTTTCCCTCGCCCTTTGCCTGCAAGCCAATGCCCAAACCGACGGCACCTATACCGGCAGCCGTGCCCCGCTGCGCGCCAACCCGTACGCGGAGCTGCCGCTGGGGGCGATTAAGCCGCAGGGCTGGCTCAGGGAAATGCTTGTCCGCCAGAAGGACGGCTCCACCGGCAAGCTCGACGAGCTGTACCCGCTCGTGATGGGTAAACGGAACGGCTGGCTCGGCGGCGATGGCGACCAATGGGAACGCGGCCCGTACTGGATCGACGGACTGCTCCCGCTCGCCTACATCCTCGACGACAAGGAGCTGATCGCCAAAACCAAACCGTGGGTGGAATGGGCCATTGCCAGCCAGCAGGCCGATGGATATTTCGGGCCGTCGAAAGATTATGCTCACGAACCGGGCGTGCAGCGTGACAACAGCCGCGACTGGTGGCCTAAAATGGTGATGCTCAAAATATTGAAACAGTACTACTCAGCCACCGGCGACAAGCGCGTGATCACGCTGATGACCGATTATTTTAAATATCAACTTAAAGAACTTCCTTCCAAGCCACTCGACAACTGGACGTTTTGGGCGCGGTACCGCGGGGCCGACAACCTGGCGGTCGTGTACTGGCTCTATAACATTACCGGCGATAAATTCCTGCTCGAACTGGGTGACGTTATCCACCGGCAAACCTTCGATTACACGAACGCATTCCTTCAAACCGATCTGCTCTCGACACGCGGCAGCATCCATTGCGTAAACCTGGCGCAGGGCATGAAAGCCCCGCTGATCTATTTCCAGCACCATCCGGAGCAGAAATACCTCGACGCGACGAAGAAAGGCTTCGCCGATATCCGGAAGTTCAACGGCATGGCCCACGGCCTGTATGGCGGCGACGAAGCCCTGCACGGCAACGATCCCACGCAGGGCTCCGAGCTCTGCTCGGCCGTGGAAATGATGTTTTCGCTGGAAAGCATTCTCGAAATCACCGGTGATGTGGCCTATGCCGATATGCTCGAAAAAGTGGCGTTCAATGCCTTGCCGACGCAGGCTTCCGACGATTACATGACCCGCCAATATTTCCAGCAGGCCAACCAGGTGATGCTGACCCGCCACCAGCGCAATTTCGACGTGAACCACGGCGGCACCGACCTTTGCATGGGCCTGCTCACGGGTTATCCTTGCTGCACGTCCAATATGCACCAGGGCTGGCCGAAATTTGTCCAGAACCTGTGGTACGCCACCGCCGACAAAGGCATTGCGGCATTAACCTACGCCGCCAGCGAAGCGACGATTAAGCTGCCCGGCGGCGTGCAGGTAGCGGTGAAAGAAGAAACCTCCTACCCGTTTGAAGAAACTATCAAATTCACTGTAAATCCCTCAGCCAAGGCCATTTTTCCGTTTCATTTGCGGATTCCGGCCTGGTGCAAAAAAGGGGTGATCCGGGTAAACGGCAAACCGTGGCTCGAAGCTGACGGGAACCAGGTCGTGAAGCTGGTGCGGGAATGGGAAAAGGGCGATATAGTGGAATTGCGCCTGCCGATGCATATTTTCAAAAATACGTGGGTGGAAAATTCAATATCGGTCGAGCGCGGACCGCTTACCTACGCGTTGAAGATCGGCGAAACTTCCAAACTGGTTAAAAACGACAAAGATCCGATCGACTATGGCGCCAGCTACACCGAAGTGCGGCCCACCACTCCCTGGAACTACGGGCTGATCCTCACACCGGACAGCAAGCTGGAAGAGCAGTACAAATGGGAAACAGTGAAACCGGTCGGTAATTACCCCTGGAACCCCGAGAATGCCCCGTTGCAGATCAAAACGAAAGCACGCCGCATTCCATCCTGGGGCTTGTACAACGAAATGGCCGGCCCGGTGCCGTACAGCCTCACTTATCAGCTCGAAACGGCGGACCAGGAAGAAGACATCGTGCTCATCCCCTATGGCTGCACCAATCTGCGCATTTCGCAATTCCCGGTTATCCGCAAAAAGTAG
- a CDS encoding MGH1-like glycoside hydrolase domain-containing protein produces MMVTRLACILFGIILLPGTEGRAQHAVLQPDRFKSYISAFNDSDEEIYKQLIPNSKAWEFLAANIPLFECPDKQLEQTYYFRWWTYRKHLKQTPAGYIVTEFLPDVPWAGKYNSINCPAGHHFYEGRWLRDTTFLKQYARFWFRGGASPRAYSSWAADAIRAYTLVHPDNAFLTDLLPDLVADFREWEKTHLDSTGLFWQTDNRDGMEISVSGAYGRKDEGYRATINSYMFGNAKAIADIAGLAGNTGMATEFSRRAATIKSRIISRLWDDKARFFKVIPRGLPSLQRADVRELHGFTPWYFSIPDTRHAAAWGQLHHPQGFLAPYGPTTTEQRHPGFRIAYEGHECQWNGPSWPFSTTITLTALANLLNNYEQYAMTKNDFWKLLTTYSRSHQRIREDGKLVPWIDENLNPYTGDWISRTRLATMENGTWSKAKGGRERGKDYNHSAFADHVISGLVGIRPEAGNRLVINPLLPDNTWDYFCLDGVRYHGRNITVVYDKTGRKYGKGAGLRILVDGTEKASAPGLSKITITI; encoded by the coding sequence ATGATGGTAACCAGACTAGCCTGCATTCTTTTTGGAATAATACTACTCCCCGGTACCGAGGGCCGGGCCCAGCATGCCGTGCTGCAACCCGACCGTTTCAAGTCTTACATTTCCGCATTCAACGATTCGGATGAGGAGATTTATAAACAACTCATTCCCAATTCGAAAGCCTGGGAGTTTTTGGCTGCAAACATACCGCTGTTCGAATGTCCCGACAAGCAACTCGAACAAACCTACTACTTCCGCTGGTGGACCTACCGGAAACACCTCAAACAGACGCCGGCGGGGTACATTGTTACTGAATTCCTGCCGGATGTTCCCTGGGCGGGCAAATACAACTCGATCAACTGTCCGGCTGGCCATCATTTTTACGAAGGTCGCTGGCTGCGGGATACCACTTTTTTGAAACAATACGCTCGGTTCTGGTTCCGGGGCGGCGCGAGTCCGCGGGCTTATTCATCGTGGGCGGCCGACGCCATCCGCGCATACACGCTCGTGCACCCCGACAACGCGTTCCTTACCGATCTCCTGCCCGACCTCGTCGCCGACTTCCGCGAATGGGAGAAAACCCACCTCGACTCGACCGGCCTGTTCTGGCAAACCGACAACCGCGACGGAATGGAAATATCCGTATCCGGCGCCTACGGCCGGAAAGACGAGGGTTACCGCGCCACGATCAACAGTTATATGTTCGGGAATGCAAAGGCCATTGCCGACATTGCCGGACTGGCCGGGAACACCGGCATGGCCACGGAGTTCAGCCGCCGTGCCGCGACGATCAAAAGCCGGATCATCAGCAGGCTGTGGGACGACAAGGCCCGGTTTTTCAAGGTAATCCCCCGGGGCCTGCCTTCCCTCCAACGCGCCGATGTGCGCGAACTGCATGGCTTCACGCCATGGTATTTTTCAATTCCCGACACGAGGCACGCCGCTGCATGGGGGCAGCTGCACCATCCGCAGGGCTTCCTGGCGCCCTATGGTCCTACCACCACCGAGCAGCGGCACCCGGGCTTTCGCATTGCCTACGAAGGCCACGAATGCCAGTGGAACGGCCCCAGCTGGCCGTTTTCAACCACCATTACCTTAACCGCCCTTGCCAACCTGCTCAATAATTATGAGCAATATGCGATGACAAAAAATGATTTTTGGAAGCTGCTCACCACATACAGCCGCTCGCACCAGCGCATCCGCGAGGACGGAAAACTCGTCCCCTGGATCGATGAAAACCTGAACCCCTACACCGGCGACTGGATTTCCCGCACCCGACTGGCCACGATGGAAAACGGCACGTGGTCGAAAGCCAAGGGCGGCCGCGAGCGCGGTAAGGACTACAACCATTCGGCATTTGCCGACCACGTGATTTCAGGGCTCGTGGGCATACGGCCCGAAGCTGGCAACCGGCTCGTGATCAACCCATTACTGCCTGATAACACCTGGGATTACTTCTGCCTCGACGGCGTGCGTTACCACGGCAGGAACATTACCGTGGTGTACGACAAAACGGGCCGGAAATACGGCAAGGGCGCCGGGCTCCGCATTCTCGTGGACGGCACGGAAAAGGCGTCCGCGCCCGGTTTAAGCAAAATCACCATCACCATTTAA
- a CDS encoding glycosylase encodes MRQVLIGGVLMLFAGFGFAQTGGKRSAARTEVPQQVMQGIFEEVKTPYKYGVVIPQPESGRMVDSPTVFRKGGVWYMTYIIFDGKGYETWLSKSENLLQWTSLGKIMSFTDNTWDATQKAGYVALVDTEWGGSYEPERFGDQYWISYLGGSEKGYEAGRLGIGMATTGDLTAAGELERLPQPVLSAIDPDACWYDNQTIYKSLVIRDKARHTGHPFVMYYNAKGQQGDQQGKGFESIAMAVSDDMLHWKRHGQKPLVTRNTGICGDAQIARIGDVYVMFYFGAFWKPGAFERFACSYDLVNWTDWTGTDLIAPGEPYDKTYAHKPWVIKWNGVVYHFYNAVGSEGRVIALATSKDLRNTAAGK; translated from the coding sequence ATGAGACAAGTGCTGATTGGCGGTGTGCTGATGCTTTTCGCGGGCTTTGGTTTTGCTCAAACGGGCGGCAAGCGTTCCGCCGCCCGAACGGAAGTCCCGCAGCAGGTGATGCAGGGCATTTTCGAGGAGGTCAAAACCCCGTACAAATACGGCGTGGTGATCCCCCAGCCCGAAAGCGGCAGGATGGTCGACAGCCCTACCGTGTTCCGCAAAGGCGGCGTGTGGTACATGACCTACATTATTTTCGATGGCAAGGGATATGAAACCTGGCTTTCCAAAAGCGAAAACCTGCTGCAATGGACGTCGCTGGGCAAGATCATGTCGTTCACCGACAACACCTGGGACGCCACGCAAAAAGCCGGCTACGTGGCGCTTGTGGACACCGAATGGGGCGGCAGCTACGAACCCGAGCGGTTTGGCGACCAATACTGGATATCCTACCTCGGCGGCTCCGAGAAGGGCTACGAAGCCGGCCGGCTGGGCATCGGCATGGCCACGACCGGCGACCTCACGGCGGCCGGCGAACTGGAACGCCTGCCCCAGCCCGTCCTCTCGGCCATCGACCCGGATGCGTGCTGGTACGACAACCAGACAATCTACAAAAGCCTCGTCATCCGCGACAAAGCCCGCCATACCGGTCATCCGTTTGTGATGTACTACAATGCGAAAGGCCAGCAAGGCGATCAGCAAGGCAAGGGGTTCGAAAGCATTGCCATGGCCGTATCGGATGATATGCTGCACTGGAAAAGGCACGGCCAAAAGCCGCTCGTCACGCGCAATACGGGTATTTGCGGCGACGCCCAAATCGCACGCATCGGAGATGTGTACGTGATGTTCTATTTCGGGGCATTCTGGAAACCGGGCGCATTCGAACGGTTCGCCTGCTCGTACGACCTCGTGAACTGGACCGACTGGACCGGTACGGACCTCATCGCCCCCGGCGAGCCCTACGATAAAACCTATGCCCACAAGCCGTGGGTGATCAAATGGAACGGCGTAGTTTACCATTTTTACAATGCGGTAGGCAGTGAAGGCCGCGTGATCGCCCTGGCCACGTCGAAAGACCTGCGGAACACCGCCGCCGGTAAATAG
- a CDS encoding RagB/SusD family nutrient uptake outer membrane protein: MKPLKPYIGTALLLMIAASGCNNDLDEKIYSEVTEETYNYSNAYQAISIAYANMRGLISHTHWYMAQESTADGIVMPANASGWDDGGIYKRMHLHTWNSENPQINSMWNTFYAGVINANRLIDQLSNDKITIPAGTTKESLISEMRAVRAFFYWMLCDNFGDVPLITDRSDELLEKTGRKEVYQFIVKELTESIPNLSEERNTLTYARFNKWAAKTLLANVYLNAGIYAGETRWEECLAQCNDVIASGKYQLETGLPAPFVTENQNSAEIVFAIPFEENLAGGFSAHMFSWHASLKNKVNMLATPWGAGSAKGIPQFINTYDADDQRLKATWMTGPQFAADGVTPLKGSYDQAGKNVVLTNELPDGLYTGEAEGYRMNKFEVKTGAQGSLGNDFPLFRYAQVLMMKAECLLRTGKANEAATVVSQVRARAFSAKPAKATVSGADLAKTSGYGYGYVENYKVVDPGNTAAVQYGRMLDELGWEFAWEGFRRRDMIRFGVYTTKSWLSHKPNGDYRAVFPIPQIAINSNPKLQQNPDYN, translated from the coding sequence ATGAAGCCATTGAAACCATATATAGGAACGGCCCTTCTGCTGATGATCGCGGCGAGCGGCTGCAATAACGACCTCGACGAGAAGATCTATTCGGAGGTGACCGAGGAAACTTACAATTATTCCAATGCCTACCAGGCGATCAGCATTGCCTATGCCAACATGCGCGGGCTTATTTCGCACACGCATTGGTACATGGCGCAGGAATCCACGGCGGATGGCATCGTCATGCCGGCGAATGCATCCGGCTGGGACGACGGCGGGATTTACAAGCGCATGCACCTGCATACGTGGAATTCGGAAAACCCGCAGATCAACAGCATGTGGAATACGTTTTATGCCGGTGTGATCAATGCCAACCGGCTCATCGACCAGCTTTCGAACGACAAGATCACGATCCCGGCGGGCACCACGAAAGAATCGCTCATCTCCGAAATGCGTGCCGTGCGGGCATTCTTTTACTGGATGCTTTGCGACAATTTCGGCGACGTGCCGCTGATCACCGACCGCTCCGACGAGCTGCTCGAAAAAACGGGCAGGAAAGAAGTATACCAGTTCATCGTGAAGGAGTTGACGGAATCAATCCCTAACCTGAGTGAAGAGCGGAACACGCTGACGTACGCGCGTTTCAACAAATGGGCAGCCAAAACCCTGCTCGCGAATGTGTACCTCAATGCCGGCATTTACGCGGGCGAAACCCGGTGGGAAGAATGCCTTGCGCAATGCAACGATGTGATCGCTTCGGGCAAATACCAGTTAGAAACCGGTCTGCCGGCGCCTTTTGTTACCGAAAACCAAAATTCGGCCGAGATCGTGTTTGCAATTCCTTTTGAAGAAAACCTGGCGGGCGGATTCAGCGCGCACATGTTTTCGTGGCATGCTTCGCTGAAAAACAAGGTCAATATGCTCGCAACGCCCTGGGGCGCAGGCTCGGCGAAAGGCATTCCGCAGTTTATCAATACCTACGATGCCGACGACCAGCGCCTGAAAGCGACTTGGATGACCGGACCGCAGTTTGCTGCGGACGGCGTAACGCCGCTGAAGGGCTCCTACGACCAGGCCGGTAAAAACGTGGTACTCACCAACGAGCTCCCCGACGGCCTCTACACCGGCGAAGCCGAAGGTTACCGGATGAATAAGTTTGAGGTAAAAACCGGCGCACAAGGCAGCCTCGGCAACGACTTCCCGCTTTTCCGCTATGCCCAGGTGCTGATGATGAAGGCCGAATGCCTGCTGCGCACGGGCAAGGCCAATGAGGCCGCCACGGTGGTGTCGCAGGTGCGGGCCCGGGCTTTTTCAGCCAAACCCGCCAAGGCGACGGTATCCGGCGCGGATCTGGCCAAAACCAGCGGGTACGGTTATGGTTATGTCGAAAATTACAAGGTCGTGGACCCGGGCAATACGGCTGCAGTGCAGTATGGCCGCATGCTCGACGAGCTGGGCTGGGAGTTTGCCTGGGAAGGCTTCCGCCGGCGGGATATGATCCGGTTCGGCGTTTATACGACCAAAAGCTGGCTGTCGCACAAGCCGAACGGAGATTACCGCGCTGTGTTCCCGATCCCGCAGATCGCCATCAATTCAAACCCCAAACTTCAACAAAACCCTGACTACAACTAG
- a CDS encoding SusC/RagA family TonB-linked outer membrane protein produces MTKLLHVKVLVTLMVGCLLDGAPLKAQLMAQNRPKNTTAPTTIPGSRVALRDALMQVKKQYKVDILFEEKLLEGIFVAPAQAQSGQTIETRLNSMLSPSGLRYKKISKQTYLILNTADAAKPGAQQGEQPAESEAAPATQVTLTTTTQHHTPAVEAVAAAAERTVSGVVKGDAGELLPGVSVLIKGTNRGSTTDAEGKYSISVSDNPGTEVILVFSYVGYQNQEATVGTRSTIDIALAPDLKSLEEVVVVGYGTQKREQITSAIASVKAEDFVKGPVQDAAQLIRGKVAGLSVITPSGDPTAIAQISLRGSATINASAEPLVLIDGVPGALNTVAPEDIESIDVLKDGSAAAIYGTRGSNGVILITTRKVKGETPATLEVNSYFTTQRLTRKLDFMDVNQYRALAAQGKPGAIDYGQNTDWLSQVTQKPFSQVHNISLRGGSRTTNYIVSMEYRRLNGIMKKSDNTTVFPRIEVNHSMFNGLLKINANLSGYQQKYFSIDGGSYSGLVYRNALTFNPTEPLKDENGKWIERTDKTDYMNPLALIEESEGHNRNNNLRTYGTISLAPVEGLEIKALFARDMFNSTRGYYETKSHYSTSRSGRNGFASRGTTRSQDDLFEFTANYNKSIHDHNFVILAGHTWRRYNTEEYWMQNWDFPTDNFSYNNIGAGLALRRGQAPESSVQSENKLISYFFRVNYSFMNKYLLSASIRHEGSSRFGANHKWGSFPAFSVGWNLKREAFLESSNTISNLKLRAGYGVTGTEPGSSYISLNKINFNTNVLINGQWVQAINPSNNANPDLRWERKEEVNVGIDYGFLNERLSGSIDLYRRTTRDLIANFPVPTPPYLYSTITANAASMENKGIEIQLNAIPVQTAAFRWSTSVNFSTNANKILSLSNDKFALASGYFDTGNTGEPIQQNTHRVQVGQPLGNFWGFKTIDIDETGHWIIEGKNGEPKPIAQQQADDKQVIGNGLPRRYLNWNNTLNYKNFDLNITMRGAFGFQILNMTEMFWSAPVMLTRGNLRSNAYDPIYGKRPLADDQSLNYVSYYIENGNYWKIDNITAGYNVRLKNKYLRHARVYLAVANLFTITGYKGIDPEVGIAGLAPGIDDKNRYPATTSFTAGVSLTF; encoded by the coding sequence ATGACGAAACTATTACACGTTAAAGTTCTGGTAACCTTAATGGTGGGATGCCTGTTGGACGGCGCACCGCTGAAAGCCCAGCTGATGGCCCAGAACCGTCCGAAAAACACAACAGCTCCCACAACGATCCCCGGAAGCCGCGTCGCACTCAGGGATGCATTGATGCAGGTGAAAAAGCAATACAAAGTGGATATCCTGTTTGAAGAAAAACTGCTGGAAGGCATTTTCGTCGCCCCGGCTCAGGCACAATCCGGCCAGACGATCGAGACCCGGCTGAACAGCATGCTTTCGCCCTCGGGACTACGGTACAAAAAGATAAGCAAGCAAACATACCTCATCCTCAACACCGCCGACGCCGCCAAGCCGGGCGCGCAGCAGGGCGAACAACCGGCCGAAAGCGAAGCCGCGCCCGCAACGCAGGTTACCCTCACCACCACCACGCAACACCATACTCCCGCTGTGGAGGCCGTCGCCGCGGCGGCTGAGAGGACCGTGAGCGGCGTCGTGAAAGGCGATGCCGGTGAATTGTTGCCCGGCGTGAGCGTGCTCATCAAAGGTACCAACCGCGGCAGCACCACCGATGCCGAGGGCAAATACAGCATTTCCGTCAGCGACAATCCCGGCACGGAGGTGATCCTGGTATTCTCCTATGTAGGTTACCAAAACCAGGAGGCGACGGTAGGCACGCGGTCCACGATCGACATTGCCCTCGCCCCAGACCTGAAAAGCCTGGAAGAAGTGGTGGTGGTGGGTTACGGAACGCAAAAACGCGAGCAGATCACCAGCGCGATCGCGAGTGTGAAAGCCGAAGATTTTGTAAAAGGCCCCGTGCAGGATGCCGCACAGCTGATCAGGGGTAAAGTGGCCGGCCTAAGCGTGATCACTCCCAGCGGCGACCCTACGGCCATTGCCCAGATCTCGCTCCGGGGCAGTGCTACGATCAACGCCAGCGCGGAACCGCTCGTGCTGATAGACGGCGTGCCCGGCGCATTGAACACCGTGGCCCCGGAGGATATTGAGTCGATAGACGTGCTCAAAGACGGCTCCGCCGCTGCCATTTACGGCACCCGCGGTTCCAATGGCGTAATCCTGATCACCACCCGGAAGGTCAAAGGCGAAACGCCGGCCACGCTGGAAGTAAACTCCTATTTCACCACCCAGCGGCTAACCCGCAAGCTGGATTTCATGGATGTGAACCAGTACCGCGCATTGGCGGCACAAGGTAAGCCGGGTGCTATCGACTACGGGCAAAACACCGACTGGCTCAGTCAGGTAACCCAGAAGCCATTCTCGCAGGTACACAACATCAGCCTCCGCGGAGGCTCGCGCACGACCAACTACATCGTGAGCATGGAGTACCGCCGCCTGAACGGCATCATGAAAAAATCCGACAACACAACCGTATTCCCGCGGATAGAGGTAAACCATTCGATGTTTAACGGATTATTGAAAATCAATGCCAACCTGAGCGGCTACCAGCAGAAATACTTTTCGATCGACGGCGGCTCCTACTCCGGCCTCGTTTACCGCAATGCGCTCACTTTCAACCCCACCGAACCTTTGAAGGATGAAAACGGGAAGTGGATAGAACGCACCGATAAAACCGACTACATGAACCCGCTCGCGCTCATCGAGGAATCGGAAGGACATAACCGGAACAACAACCTGCGGACCTACGGCACAATCTCCCTCGCACCCGTGGAAGGACTGGAAATCAAGGCCTTATTTGCACGGGATATGTTCAACAGCACCCGGGGGTACTACGAAACTAAAAGTCACTACTCCACCAGCCGCAGCGGCCGGAACGGCTTTGCCTCGCGCGGCACAACCCGCTCCCAGGACGACCTGTTTGAATTTACTGCCAATTACAATAAATCCATTCACGACCACAACTTCGTGATCCTGGCCGGTCACACCTGGCGCCGCTACAACACCGAGGAATACTGGATGCAGAACTGGGACTTCCCGACCGATAATTTCTCGTACAACAACATCGGGGCCGGTCTGGCGCTCCGCCGCGGCCAGGCGCCCGAGTCGTCGGTGCAGTCGGAGAACAAGCTGATCAGCTATTTTTTCAGGGTCAATTATAGTTTTATGAATAAATACCTGCTTTCGGCCAGTATCCGTCACGAGGGTTCGTCGCGCTTCGGGGCGAATCACAAATGGGGCAGCTTCCCGGCGTTTTCGGTGGGCTGGAACCTGAAAAGGGAGGCATTTCTGGAAAGTTCCAACACCATTTCGAACCTCAAACTCCGGGCAGGTTACGGCGTAACCGGTACTGAACCCGGCAGCTCGTACATTTCTTTGAATAAAATCAATTTCAATACCAATGTGCTCATCAACGGCCAGTGGGTGCAGGCGATCAACCCATCGAACAATGCCAACCCCGACCTGCGCTGGGAACGCAAAGAGGAAGTGAACGTAGGTATCGACTACGGCTTCCTGAACGAACGCCTGTCCGGCTCGATCGACCTCTACCGCCGCACCACCCGCGACCTGATCGCCAACTTCCCCGTGCCCACGCCGCCCTATTTGTACAGCACCATCACAGCGAATGCCGCTTCCATGGAAAACAAAGGCATTGAAATCCAGCTGAATGCCATTCCGGTGCAAACCGCCGCTTTCCGCTGGTCTACCTCCGTCAATTTTTCGACCAATGCCAATAAGATCCTGTCGCTATCCAACGACAAATTCGCATTAGCCAGCGGCTATTTCGACACTGGGAATACCGGCGAGCCCATTCAGCAAAACACCCACCGCGTGCAGGTAGGCCAGCCGCTGGGTAACTTCTGGGGCTTCAAAACAATCGACATCGACGAAACCGGCCATTGGATCATCGAGGGCAAAAACGGCGAACCGAAGCCCATTGCCCAGCAGCAGGCGGACGATAAGCAGGTTATCGGTAACGGACTGCCCCGCCGCTATCTGAACTGGAACAACACATTGAATTACAAAAACTTTGACCTGAACATCACCATGCGCGGCGCATTCGGCTTCCAGATCCTGAACATGACCGAAATGTTCTGGAGCGCGCCGGTGATGCTCACCCGCGGTAACCTGCGCTCGAATGCCTACGACCCGATTTACGGCAAACGCCCGCTGGCCGACGACCAGTCGCTGAACTACGTGAGCTACTACATCGAAAACGGCAATTACTGGAAGATCGACAACATCACCGCCGGCTACAATGTACGCCTGAAAAACAAGTACCTCAGACATGCGCGCGTTTACCTGGCCGTTGCCAACCTGTTCACGATCACCGGCTACAAGGGCATCGACCCCGAAGTAGGGATCGCCGGACTGGCGCCGGGCATCGACGATAAGAACCGCTACCCGGCTACCACAAGCTTCACAGCGGGCGTATCGCTCACATTCTAG
- a CDS encoding FecR family protein: MKKSLLSKQVIQNFFEGKTTRMQNILIREWLENPANRELYFQWLDEWETENPQFTPDVDRAYERSLLTVQESGSAQANGPVKWTMLRDRLLVFKWAAAASVALILGAYLLSDYWLYKQYETGFGEIRTVVLPDSSRVTLNANSVLTIPRFRFGSGSREVRLEGEAEFAVKHLPDHRRFIVRTPDKLEVRVLGTEFIVYSRKRGSKVVLSQGSVQLRSLHELEARPMLMKPGDVATMSTQGKLTLRHSESLSAHQAWKQRRFMFENTSVSEIAYQVSEHFGVNVVVADSALARRTIGGTFNASDPANVLKALSDVLNARITRSPANGDDGAETFVLDSSQ, encoded by the coding sequence ATGAAGAAATCACTTCTCTCCAAACAGGTCATCCAGAACTTCTTCGAAGGAAAAACCACCCGGATGCAGAACATTCTGATCCGCGAATGGCTGGAAAACCCCGCCAACCGCGAGCTGTATTTCCAATGGCTGGATGAATGGGAAACCGAAAACCCGCAATTCACGCCGGACGTGGATCGGGCTTACGAACGTTCATTGCTTACCGTTCAGGAATCCGGCAGCGCGCAAGCGAACGGGCCGGTGAAATGGACTATGCTGCGGGACCGCCTTTTGGTGTTCAAATGGGCCGCAGCGGCATCTGTGGCGCTGATATTGGGCGCTTACCTGCTGTCGGACTATTGGCTTTATAAACAATACGAAACCGGGTTCGGCGAAATACGCACGGTGGTGCTGCCGGACAGCAGCAGGGTTACGCTCAATGCCAATTCCGTGCTCACCATCCCCCGTTTCAGGTTCGGAAGCGGCTCGCGCGAAGTGCGGCTGGAAGGCGAGGCCGAATTTGCCGTGAAGCACCTGCCCGATCACCGCCGGTTTATCGTCCGCACGCCCGACAAGCTGGAAGTGAGGGTATTAGGCACCGAGTTCATCGTGTACAGCCGCAAACGAGGCTCCAAAGTGGTGCTGAGCCAGGGAAGCGTGCAGCTCCGCTCGTTGCACGAGCTGGAAGCCCGGCCTATGCTCATGAAGCCGGGCGACGTGGCCACCATGTCCACCCAGGGAAAGCTCACTTTGCGCCATAGCGAAAGCCTGTCGGCGCACCAGGCCTGGAAGCAGCGCCGGTTTATGTTCGAAAACACGTCCGTTTCTGAAATCGCCTACCAGGTCAGCGAGCATTTCGGCGTGAACGTCGTGGTGGCCGATTCCGCGCTGGCCCGGCGCACGATCGGCGGCACATTCAATGCCAGCGACCCGGCCAATGTGCTCAAAGCCCTTTCCGACGTCCTCAATGCCCGCATCACCCGCTCCCCCGCCAACGGCGACGATGGTGCCGAAACTTTTGTCCTCGATTCGAGTCAGTAG